The DNA sequence GCTGATCGGGGGCGGCTTCCGGGTCGGCGTCTCGCGCCTGCTGGTCACGCGGGCGCTGGCCGAGCATGCCGGCATCGACCCCAAGCTGGTCGCGCAGCGCATGATGGGCTTCACCGGCATGGTGGGCGAGGGCCGCGAGCGGCCCGGCGCCGAGCGCTACCTGGCGCTGCTGTCGCCCGGGGCGGGCGGTCCGGCCGACGGCGGCCAGCCGTACCCGTTCTTCCTCGCGCACCAGATCGAGCTGCCGGTCGAGCGTTTCGAGGAGCGCCTCGGGGCGCCGTCGCAGTGGCTGGTCGAATGGAAGTACGACGGCATCCGCGCGCAGCTCGTGCGCCGGGCAGGCCGGACCTGGATCTGGTCGCGCGGCGAGGAGCTGGTCACCGACCGCTTCCCCGAGGTGGTGGCGCAGGCGGAGGCGCTGCCCGACGGCACGGTGCTCGACGGCGAGATCCTGGTCTGGAAGGCAGGGCGGCCGGCGTCGTTCGCGCTGCTGCAGCAGCGCATCGGCCGCAAGACGCTGACGAAGAGGGTGCTGGCCGAGGCGCCGGTCGGGTTCATCGCCTATGACGTGCTCGAGTGGCAGGGCGAGGACGTGCGGGCCCGCCCGCAATGGCAGCGCCGCGCGCTGCTGGAGCAGCTCGAGGTGCCGCGGTCGCCCCTGGTCGAGGGCGCGGACTGGGCGACGCTCGCGGAGCTGCGCGCGCAGTCGCGCGAGCGCGGCGTCGAGGGCTTCATGCTCAAGCACCGCGAGGCCGCCTACGGCGTCGGGCGCACCAAGGCCGACGGCACGTGGTGGAAGTGGAAGATCGAGCCGATGCGCGTGGACTGCGTGCTGGTCTACGCGCAGCGCGGCCATGGCCGGCGCGCCAGCCTCTACACCGACTACACCTTCGCGGTGTGGAACCGTGCGCCCGCCGACGCCGCCGAGGCGCAGGCGGTGGTCGAGGCGATCGCCCGGCGCGAGCCGCCGGCACCGGGAGGTCTGCAGCTGGTGCCGTTCGCCAAGGCCTATTCGGGCCTGACCGACGAGGAGTTCCGCCGGGTCGACGCGACCATCCGGCGCCACACGCTGGAGAAGTTCGGCCCGGTGCGCAGCGTGCGGCCCACGCTCGTGTTCGAGCTGGGTTTCGAGGGCATCCAGCGCAGCAGCCGCCACAAGAGCGGCATCGCGGTGCGCTTTCCCCGCATGCTGCGCCTGCGTCCGGACAAGCCGCTGCACGAGGCCGACACCCTGCAGACGCTGGAGGCGCTGCTGGGCGGCTGATGCCCCCGCCGCCGTGCCGGCCGGGCAAGGCTGCTAGCATCGCCGGCATCGACAGGACCCCGCAAGCCATGAAAGCCGTTTCT is a window from the Caldimonas thermodepolymerans genome containing:
- a CDS encoding ATP-dependent DNA ligase, with product MKRFARLYAELDASTGTLEKVAALKRYFAEADPADAAWAVYFLGGGRPRQLVPTRQLRALACEVAGIDDWLFEECYQAVGDLAETIAHVLPPGHGETALGLARWVEERLLPLRALPPEEQRARIRGYWDELDWAGRFLLAKLIGGGFRVGVSRLLVTRALAEHAGIDPKLVAQRMMGFTGMVGEGRERPGAERYLALLSPGAGGPADGGQPYPFFLAHQIELPVERFEERLGAPSQWLVEWKYDGIRAQLVRRAGRTWIWSRGEELVTDRFPEVVAQAEALPDGTVLDGEILVWKAGRPASFALLQQRIGRKTLTKRVLAEAPVGFIAYDVLEWQGEDVRARPQWQRRALLEQLEVPRSPLVEGADWATLAELRAQSRERGVEGFMLKHREAAYGVGRTKADGTWWKWKIEPMRVDCVLVYAQRGHGRRASLYTDYTFAVWNRAPADAAEAQAVVEAIARREPPAPGGLQLVPFAKAYSGLTDEEFRRVDATIRRHTLEKFGPVRSVRPTLVFELGFEGIQRSSRHKSGIAVRFPRMLRLRPDKPLHEADTLQTLEALLGG